One genomic region from Gemmobacter aquarius encodes:
- a CDS encoding diguanylate cyclase, giving the protein MAGRILIVDDTAVNRIVMNVKLAGACYATSTASNGAAALHALATDRPDLVLLDLDLPDMSGLDVLAAIRRDRRLHDLPVIILTANPTREARLASLSAGADDILVKPVNDELLLARTRSLLRRASEDRPPADFGTAPAPWHMADPPAPFERPGLVAVATHRSDLRLRLTRDLARRTGHSVTPLSREEALALTPDAHPLPEAFILDADSGTGLHFVSEIRSRPSSMHSGVILLCDGAKQAATAYDMGVDEVVPLDAQTDEIALRLASVLRRARNAEQHRQSLRDGMRLALTDDLTGLWNRRYAERELDQIANRARHEGRPFALFFVDRDRFKQVNDRFGHGTGDLVLVAVARSLQATLRPADMLARIGGEEFLLALPGLDLDQARGVAERICETIRTLDIGIAADPPLRITVSIGVAIGTGAEPVEGLRDRADRALLAAKAKGRDRVATDRRAA; this is encoded by the coding sequence ATGGCAGGCAGGATACTGATCGTCGACGACACGGCGGTGAACCGCATCGTGATGAACGTCAAGCTCGCAGGGGCCTGCTATGCCACGTCCACGGCCTCGAACGGCGCGGCGGCACTTCACGCTCTGGCCACCGATCGCCCCGACCTCGTCCTTCTCGACCTCGACCTGCCCGACATGTCCGGCCTCGATGTGCTCGCCGCCATCCGCCGCGACCGCCGCCTGCACGACCTGCCGGTCATCATCCTCACCGCCAACCCGACCCGCGAAGCCCGTCTTGCCAGCCTCTCTGCCGGGGCCGACGATATCCTCGTCAAACCCGTGAACGACGAACTGCTGCTGGCCCGCACCCGCAGCCTGCTGCGCCGCGCCTCCGAAGACCGCCCCCCCGCCGACTTTGGCACTGCCCCCGCGCCCTGGCACATGGCCGACCCCCCCGCCCCTTTCGAACGCCCCGGCCTCGTCGCCGTCGCCACCCACCGCAGCGACCTGCGCCTGCGCCTCACGCGCGACCTCGCCCGTCGCACCGGCCATTCCGTCACCCCCCTCAGCCGCGAAGAGGCGCTCGCCCTCACCCCCGACGCCCACCCCCTGCCCGAGGCCTTCATTCTCGACGCAGACAGCGGCACCGGCCTGCATTTCGTCTCGGAAATCCGCTCGCGCCCCTCGTCGATGCACAGCGGCGTCATCCTGCTGTGCGATGGCGCCAAGCAAGCGGCCACCGCCTATGACATGGGCGTGGACGAGGTGGTGCCCCTCGATGCCCAGACCGACGAAATCGCCCTGCGCCTCGCCTCGGTCCTGCGCCGCGCCCGCAATGCCGAACAGCACCGCCAATCGTTGCGCGACGGGATGCGCCTTGCCCTTACCGATGATCTGACGGGTCTGTGGAACCGCCGCTACGCCGAGCGTGAACTTGACCAGATCGCCAACCGCGCCCGCCATGAGGGCCGGCCCTTCGCCCTGTTCTTCGTCGATCGCGACCGCTTCAAGCAGGTGAACGACCGCTTCGGTCATGGCACGGGCGATCTCGTGCTCGTCGCGGTGGCCCGCAGCCTACAGGCCACCCTGCGCCCCGCCGACATGCTGGCCCGCATCGGGGGCGAGGAATTCCTTCTCGCCCTGCCCGGCCTCGACCTCGATCAGGCCCGCGGCGTCGCCGAACGCATCTGCGAAACCATCCGCACCCTCGACATCGGAATAGCCGCCGACCCGCCGCTTCGCATCACCGTCTCGATCGGCGTCGCCATCGGCACCGGCGCCGAACCGGTCGAGGGGCTGCGCGACCGCGCCGACCGCGCCCTTCTCGCCGCCAAGGCGAAAGGCCGCGACCGCGTCGCCACCGACCGCCGCGCCGCCTGA
- a CDS encoding DUF3572 domain-containing protein, which produces MRQDQAETVGLQALAWLASEDELFGSFLGASGAGAGDVAEAAGKPEFLGAVLDFVMMEDAWVIAFCDANGLAYGVPMAARAVLPGGQAFHWT; this is translated from the coding sequence ATGCGGCAGGATCAGGCGGAAACGGTAGGGTTGCAGGCGCTGGCGTGGCTTGCGTCGGAGGACGAGCTGTTCGGCAGCTTTCTGGGCGCATCGGGCGCGGGGGCGGGCGATGTGGCCGAGGCTGCGGGAAAGCCCGAGTTTCTGGGGGCGGTGCTTGATTTCGTGATGATGGAGGATGCCTGGGTCATCGCGTTCTGCGATGCGAACGGGCTTGCCTATGGTGTGCCGATGGCGGCGCGGGCGGTCTTGCCGGGGGGGCAGGCGTTTCACTGGACGTAG
- a CDS encoding NUDIX hydrolase → MGQADARILKPEAKPEPIRDAATVVVLRHDAGGARVLMGQRGAAAVFMPSKYVFPGGGVDPSDRAAPRTGLISPTCAERLLRHPTGADPEPDALATAALRELAEETGLHLTETPEPPLRFIFRAITPPGRSRRFDARFFLIDAARIAGDPDDFTDASDELGHLHWIGLTEARALDLPFITEVVLAEVAATLNGAPDLGTPFFDNSGPVPTFRRL, encoded by the coding sequence ATGGGCCAAGCGGATGCACGGATTCTGAAACCCGAGGCGAAACCCGAACCGATCCGCGACGCGGCCACGGTCGTGGTGCTGCGCCATGATGCGGGCGGTGCGCGCGTGCTGATGGGCCAGCGCGGCGCGGCCGCCGTCTTCATGCCGTCGAAATACGTCTTCCCCGGCGGCGGCGTCGACCCTTCTGACCGCGCAGCCCCCCGCACTGGCCTCATCTCGCCCACCTGCGCCGAACGCCTGCTGCGCCACCCCACCGGCGCCGACCCCGAACCCGACGCCCTCGCCACCGCCGCCCTGCGCGAACTGGCCGAAGAAACCGGCCTCCACCTGACCGAAACCCCCGAACCGCCTCTGCGCTTCATCTTCCGCGCCATCACGCCCCCGGGCCGGTCACGCCGCTTCGATGCCCGCTTCTTCCTGATCGACGCCGCCCGCATCGCCGGCGACCCCGACGATTTCACAGATGCCTCCGACGAACTCGGCCACCTGCACTGGATCGGCCTGACCGAAGCCCGCGCCCTCGATCTCCCCTTCATCACCGAAGTCGTCCTCGCCGAGGTCGCCGCAACCCTGAACGGCGCGCCGGACCTCGGCACCCCCTTCTTCGACAATTCCGGCCCCGTCCCGACATTCAGGCGTCTCTAA
- a CDS encoding RNA polymerase sigma factor, with protein MDMPRDTMDRLTDEALLALYATGDAAAARELTARLVPRVLGYAARLLGDRTEAEDVAQEAMLRLWRAAAGWRTGEAQVSTWLYRVVTNLCTDRLRARGRRGPVGTDDVPEVADGAAGAEAGLIEADRMAALDAALAELPERQRQALVLRHLEGLSNPEIAAVMDMGVEAVESLTARAKRALAVLLQGRRGALGYGEGVGDGG; from the coding sequence ATGGATATGCCCCGCGACACGATGGACCGCCTGACGGACGAGGCTTTGCTGGCGCTTTACGCCACGGGCGATGCGGCGGCTGCGCGGGAATTGACCGCGCGGCTGGTACCGCGGGTGCTGGGTTATGCGGCGCGTCTGCTGGGCGACCGGACCGAGGCCGAGGACGTGGCGCAAGAGGCGATGCTGCGGCTGTGGCGGGCGGCTGCGGGCTGGCGGACGGGCGAGGCGCAGGTTTCCACATGGCTTTACCGCGTGGTGACGAACCTGTGCACCGACCGGTTGCGCGCGCGGGGGCGGCGGGGTCCGGTGGGGACGGACGATGTGCCCGAGGTGGCCGACGGGGCGGCGGGCGCCGAGGCGGGGCTGATCGAGGCCGACCGGATGGCGGCGCTGGACGCGGCCCTGGCCGAATTGCCCGAGCGGCAGCGGCAGGCGCTGGTTTTGCGGCATCTCGAGGGGTTGTCGAACCCCGAGATCGCGGCAGTGATGGACATGGGTGTCGAGGCGGTGGAAAGTCTGACCGCCCGTGCCAAGCGGGCCTTGGCCGTCCTGTTGCAGGGGCGGCGCGGGGCTTTGGGATACGGGGAAGGAGTTGGCGATGGCGGATGA
- a CDS encoding dihydroorotate dehydrogenase gives MADELDDLWVAARSRRIEPSEALMARVLADGLAEQPRPALVARRQRRGLFARLAEVFGGFGALAGMGGAALAGVALGFVQPAQVTEFADAVLGVQAASVELMPDAASLWAGE, from the coding sequence ATGGCGGATGAACTCGACGATCTTTGGGTCGCGGCGCGGTCGCGGCGGATAGAGCCTTCGGAGGCGCTGATGGCGCGGGTGCTGGCGGACGGGCTGGCCGAACAGCCGCGGCCTGCGCTGGTTGCGCGGCGGCAGCGGCGCGGGCTGTTTGCGCGGCTGGCCGAGGTGTTCGGAGGCTTCGGGGCCTTGGCCGGCATGGGCGGGGCGGCTTTGGCCGGGGTGGCGCTGGGCTTCGTGCAGCCCGCGCAGGTGACGGAGTTTGCCGATGCGGTGCTGGGTGTTCAGGCGGCGTCGGTCGAGTTGATGCCGGATGCGGCCAGCCTGTGGGCGGGGGAGTGA
- a CDS encoding EamA family transporter: MGQLWIILTIGAAALQTLRLMQQKRLKGLGLSTVGASFARFLFAAPLALALLAVLVALGHPLVPVQGSFVAYVLAGAVGQIFGTLCTVALFSERSFAVGSAFTKSETIQVAAFSALILGEPVSGLGWGAILLGTVGVMLLSFPQGGWGGFWNRGAALGLAGGAFFALSAIGYRGATLAVASPDALFRATVALAAVTSFQTVAMGGWLVWRDRAELARVARGWRATAPVGANSMVGSLLWFTAFALMNAAYVRSLGQVELIFSVAASVLVFRERVSLRELCGIGLLALAVVGIVSVA; encoded by the coding sequence ATGGGACAGTTGTGGATCATCCTGACCATCGGGGCGGCGGCGTTGCAGACCTTGCGGTTGATGCAGCAGAAGCGGCTGAAGGGGCTGGGGCTTTCGACGGTGGGGGCCTCGTTCGCGCGGTTCCTGTTTGCGGCACCCTTGGCTTTGGCGCTTCTGGCTGTGCTGGTCGCGCTGGGGCATCCGCTGGTGCCGGTGCAGGGCAGTTTCGTCGCTTACGTGCTGGCCGGCGCGGTGGGGCAGATATTCGGCACGCTGTGCACCGTCGCGCTGTTTTCGGAGCGGAGTTTCGCGGTCGGGTCGGCCTTTACCAAATCGGAGACGATACAGGTTGCGGCGTTTTCGGCGCTGATCCTTGGCGAACCGGTTTCGGGGTTGGGGTGGGGGGCGATCCTGCTCGGGACCGTTGGGGTGATGCTGTTGTCGTTTCCGCAAGGTGGCTGGGGCGGGTTCTGGAACCGCGGGGCGGCGCTGGGGCTGGCGGGGGGTGCCTTTTTTGCGCTTTCGGCCATCGGCTATCGCGGGGCGACGCTGGCCGTTGCCTCGCCCGATGCGCTGTTTCGGGCAACCGTGGCGCTGGCGGCTGTGACCTCGTTCCAGACGGTGGCGATGGGGGGCTGGCTGGTCTGGCGCGACCGGGCCGAGCTTGCGCGGGTGGCGCGGGGCTGGCGGGCGACCGCGCCGGTGGGGGCCAACAGCATGGTCGGATCGCTTTTGTGGTTCACCGCATTCGCGCTGATGAACGCGGCCTATGTGCGGTCGCTCGGGCAGGTGGAGTTGATCTTTTCGGTCGCGGCGTCGGTACTGGTCTTTCGCGAGCGGGTGAGTTTGCGCGAGCTGTGCGGGATCGGGCTGCTGGCGCTGGCGGTGGTGGGGATCGTTTCGGTCGCCTAG
- a CDS encoding HAD family hydrolase, which produces MIDGIIFDKDGTLFDFRASWGGWARHLLGDLGRDAAHAREMGAAIGFDVESGVFAPDSPVIAATAADVAACLLPHLPGRSHAGVMDEINARAATATMTPAVPLRPLLSALKARGLRVGLATNDTEAPARAHLAAHDITEFFDFVAGYDSGYGPKPGPGMCAAFAARFGLDPARVAMVGDSRHDLEAGRAAGMRAVAVLTGIAEVAELAPHADVVLADIGALPAWLDGGAAG; this is translated from the coding sequence ATGATCGACGGCATCATTTTCGACAAGGACGGGACGCTGTTTGATTTCCGTGCCAGTTGGGGCGGTTGGGCGCGGCATCTGCTTGGCGATCTGGGCCGCGACGCGGCCCATGCCCGCGAGATGGGGGCGGCCATTGGCTTCGATGTCGAGAGCGGGGTCTTTGCGCCGGACAGTCCGGTGATTGCGGCGACCGCTGCCGATGTCGCGGCTTGTCTGCTGCCGCATCTGCCCGGGCGCAGCCATGCCGGGGTGATGGACGAGATCAACGCGCGGGCCGCAACCGCCACCATGACGCCTGCAGTGCCGCTGCGGCCGTTGCTTTCCGCATTGAAGGCGCGGGGGTTGCGGGTGGGGCTTGCGACCAATGACACGGAAGCGCCGGCGCGGGCGCATCTGGCGGCGCATGACATCACCGAATTTTTCGATTTCGTCGCCGGATATGATTCGGGCTATGGGCCGAAGCCGGGGCCGGGAATGTGTGCGGCCTTTGCCGCGCGGTTCGGGCTGGACCCTGCGCGGGTGGCGATGGTGGGCGACAGCCGGCATGACCTCGAAGCCGGACGGGCGGCGGGGATGCGGGCGGTGGCGGTGCTGACGGGGATTGCCGAGGTGGCGGAGTTGGCGCCGCATGCCGACGTGGTGCTGGCCGATATCGGCGCGCTTCCTGCTTGGCTGGACGGCGGCGCGGCGGGCTGA
- a CDS encoding EF-hand domain-containing protein — protein sequence MTTTKKTVLAALMLSVLGGVSLGGAAFARGADGMEMGDGMGPMAMFDFAAVDADKDGKVTEAELQAFRAAEVAGIDADKDGKITAAELKAMHMVRLEARATEMADRMIARLDADGDGTLTAAELAARPAPAGMFGRIDADGDGAVTEAEIAAAREKMMAMRGGDGEGGRRGGGHHRGWFFGGGN from the coding sequence ATGACCACCACCAAAAAGACGGTTCTTGCGGCCCTGATGCTTTCGGTTCTTGGCGGGGTAAGCCTTGGCGGGGCGGCCTTTGCCCGCGGGGCGGACGGGATGGAGATGGGCGACGGCATGGGGCCGATGGCGATGTTCGACTTTGCCGCCGTCGATGCCGACAAGGACGGCAAGGTGACCGAAGCCGAGTTGCAGGCCTTCCGTGCGGCCGAGGTGGCCGGGATCGATGCCGACAAGGACGGCAAGATCACCGCTGCCGAGTTGAAGGCGATGCATATGGTGCGGCTGGAGGCACGGGCGACCGAGATGGCCGACCGCATGATCGCGCGGCTGGATGCGGACGGGGATGGCACCTTGACGGCGGCGGAACTGGCGGCGCGGCCTGCGCCTGCGGGGATGTTCGGCCGGATCGACGCGGATGGTGACGGGGCGGTGACCGAGGCCGAGATTGCCGCCGCACGCGAGAAGATGATGGCGATGCGGGGCGGTGACGGGGAAGGTGGTCGCCGTGGTGGCGGGCACCATCGCGGCTGGTTCTTTGGCGGCGGCAACTGA
- a CDS encoding GNAT family N-acetyltransferase, translated as MIRDATPADSAAIAAIWNPVIRDTAATFNSAEKSPAEIAQTIVTRQTEGHAFLIATNGETLLGFASFSQFRGGIGYARTMEHTIILAPAAIGQGTGRALMQSLESRARTAGAHSLFAGVSAENPAGLAFHTRMGFAEVARLQQVGYKFGRYMDLVLMQKFLS; from the coding sequence ATGATCCGCGACGCCACCCCCGCCGATTCCGCAGCCATCGCCGCGATCTGGAACCCGGTGATCCGCGACACCGCCGCCACCTTCAACTCGGCCGAGAAATCCCCCGCCGAAATCGCGCAAACCATCGTCACCCGCCAGACCGAAGGCCACGCCTTCCTCATAGCCACCAATGGCGAAACCCTCCTCGGATTCGCCAGCTTCAGCCAGTTCCGCGGCGGCATAGGCTACGCCCGCACGATGGAACACACCATCATCCTCGCCCCTGCAGCCATAGGCCAAGGCACCGGCCGCGCCCTGATGCAAAGCCTCGAATCCCGCGCCCGCACCGCCGGCGCCCACAGCCTTTTCGCCGGCGTCAGCGCCGAAAACCCCGCAGGCCTCGCCTTTCACACGCGCATGGGCTTTGCCGAAGTCGCCCGTCTGCAACAGGTGGGCTATAAATTCGGCCGTTACATGGACCTTGTGCTCATGCAGAAATTCCTGTCCTGA
- a CDS encoding trimethylamine methyltransferase family protein produces MNEEPGRKRRAGGRAGNKSRAGSAIIDQMPWRIPVNPDRPTEPLDADGVQRMHKAAMRILREIGIEFLNPDAVAYLKKAGCKVEGTNVKMDEDFVMEMLSHAPSSFTITPRNPDRELIIGGKHMVFVNVSSPPNAWDLERGKRSGDFETFKEFIKLTQYFNCIHIAGGYPVEPIDIHPSVRHLDCLYEKLTLTDKVVHAYSLGAERVEDVMEMTRIAGGLSEEEFTAKPRMYTNINSVSPLKHDYPMLDGAMRLAKRGQPVVVTPFTLAGAMAPVTMAGAVALSLAEALAAVALLQYINPGCPVAIGTFTSNVDMKSGAPAFGTPEYMRATQMTGQLVRFYGLPMRSSGVCAANVPDGQAMWETSNSLWAAVQSGTNMVYHAAGWLEGGLIASPEKFVMDCEVLQMIQRYFEEATFATTDDDLAFDAIKEVGAGGHYFGCQHTQDRYSTAFYAPFVSDWRNFEAWQIDGAVWTPERAHRIYKHILEEFVAPEMNDTHQEELRRFVAKRKQEGGAPTDF; encoded by the coding sequence ATGAACGAAGAGCCGGGACGCAAGCGCCGCGCCGGAGGGCGGGCGGGCAACAAGAGCCGTGCGGGCAGCGCGATCATCGACCAGATGCCGTGGCGGATTCCGGTCAACCCCGACCGTCCGACCGAACCTTTGGATGCCGATGGCGTGCAGCGGATGCACAAGGCGGCGATGCGGATCCTGCGGGAAATCGGGATCGAGTTCCTGAACCCCGATGCGGTGGCTTACCTGAAAAAGGCGGGCTGCAAGGTCGAGGGCACCAACGTCAAGATGGACGAGGACTTTGTGATGGAGATGCTGTCGCATGCTCCGTCGTCGTTCACCATCACGCCGCGCAATCCGGATCGCGAATTGATCATCGGCGGCAAGCATATGGTGTTCGTGAACGTGAGTTCGCCGCCGAACGCCTGGGATCTGGAGCGCGGCAAGCGGTCGGGCGATTTCGAGACCTTCAAGGAATTCATCAAGCTGACGCAGTATTTCAACTGCATCCATATCGCGGGGGGCTATCCGGTCGAGCCGATCGACATCCACCCGTCGGTGCGGCACCTCGATTGCCTTTATGAAAAGCTGACGCTGACGGACAAGGTGGTTCACGCCTATTCGCTGGGCGCCGAGCGGGTCGAGGATGTGATGGAGATGACGCGGATCGCGGGGGGGCTTTCGGAAGAGGAGTTCACCGCAAAGCCGCGCATGTATACCAACATCAACTCGGTTTCGCCGCTGAAGCATGACTATCCGATGCTGGATGGTGCGATGCGGCTGGCCAAGCGCGGCCAGCCCGTGGTGGTGACGCCCTTTACACTGGCCGGTGCGATGGCACCTGTCACCATGGCGGGGGCGGTGGCGCTGTCGCTGGCCGAGGCACTGGCTGCGGTGGCGCTGTTGCAATACATCAATCCGGGCTGTCCGGTTGCGATCGGCACCTTTACCAGCAACGTCGACATGAAGTCGGGCGCGCCCGCCTTTGGCACGCCGGAATACATGCGGGCGACGCAGATGACGGGGCAGTTGGTGCGGTTCTACGGGTTGCCGATGCGGTCTTCGGGCGTCTGCGCGGCCAACGTGCCGGACGGGCAGGCGATGTGGGAGACGTCGAACAGCCTGTGGGCGGCGGTACAGTCGGGGACCAACATGGTCTATCACGCGGCCGGTTGGCTGGAGGGCGGGCTGATCGCGTCGCCCGAAAAGTTCGTGATGGACTGCGAAGTGTTGCAGATGATCCAGCGCTATTTCGAGGAGGCGACTTTCGCCACCACGGATGACGATCTGGCCTTTGACGCGATCAAGGAAGTGGGGGCGGGCGGGCATTACTTTGGCTGCCAGCACACGCAGGACCGCTATTCGACTGCGTTCTATGCGCCCTTTGTCAGCGATTGGCGCAATTTCGAGGCGTGGCAGATCGACGGGGCGGTCTGGACGCCCGAGCGGGCGCACCGGATCTACAAGCATATCCTCGAGGAATTCGTGGCACCCGAAATGAACGACACGCATCAGGAAGAGCTGCGCCGCTTTGTGGCCAAGCGAAAGCAAGAGGGTGGCGCGCCGACCGATTTCTGA
- a CDS encoding molecular chaperone DjiA, with amino-acid sequence MSLWTRIADALSALTAGEPLSAVFDRLRGTTPDTPDHSVGFTIAVIALGAKMAKADGQVTRAEVAAFRRIFTIDEAEEQNAARVFNLARQDVAGFDAYARKIAAMFGTENRDTLRDLLEGLFHIALADGTWHPREEEFLHEVARIFGLDDRCFSAIRARFIEGAPRDPFDVLGVPPDATLAEIRTAWKALVRESHPDRMIARGVPAEAVKLAERRLIDINAAWEEISNRRAA; translated from the coding sequence ATGTCACTCTGGACCCGTATCGCCGACGCCCTTTCCGCCCTGACCGCAGGCGAACCGCTTTCGGCGGTGTTCGACAGGCTGCGCGGCACCACCCCCGACACCCCCGACCATTCCGTCGGCTTCACCATCGCCGTCATCGCCCTTGGCGCGAAAATGGCCAAGGCCGACGGCCAGGTGACCCGCGCCGAAGTCGCCGCATTCCGGCGCATCTTCACCATAGACGAGGCCGAAGAACAAAACGCCGCCCGCGTCTTCAATCTTGCCCGCCAGGACGTGGCCGGTTTCGATGCCTACGCCCGCAAGATCGCCGCGATGTTCGGCACCGAAAACCGCGACACCCTGCGCGACCTTTTGGAGGGCCTCTTCCACATCGCGCTGGCCGACGGCACATGGCACCCCCGCGAAGAAGAATTCCTGCACGAGGTCGCCCGCATCTTCGGCCTCGATGACCGCTGCTTTTCCGCCATCCGCGCCCGCTTCATCGAGGGTGCGCCCCGCGACCCCTTCGACGTGCTCGGCGTGCCGCCCGATGCCACGCTCGCAGAAATCCGCACCGCGTGGAAAGCTCTCGTGCGCGAAAGTCACCCCGACCGCATGATCGCCCGCGGCGTCCCGGCCGAGGCGGTCAAACTCGCCGAACGCCGCCTGATCGACATCAACGCGGCATGGGAAGAAATCTCCAACCGCCGCGCCGCCTGA
- a CDS encoding VOC family protein, whose product MLTFDHIAISATTLGEGVESVQSALGLPLAGGGQHALMATHNRLLGLGDIYLEVIAPDPSLPAPSHPRWFDLDAFTGPPRLTNWVAACDDLAAEIAASPAGIGTPTALERADFRWDMAIPANGKLPYDGAFPALIHWQGGLHPTHRLPESNARLIRLEITHPDAATLTDMLSPRLSDPRILFTTGPVTAMQATFTTPHGTRSFP is encoded by the coding sequence ATGCTGACCTTCGACCACATCGCCATTTCCGCCACCACCCTCGGCGAAGGGGTCGAGTCGGTCCAATCCGCCCTCGGCCTGCCGCTCGCAGGGGGCGGACAACATGCCCTTATGGCCACCCACAACCGCCTCTTGGGCCTTGGCGACATCTACCTCGAAGTCATCGCCCCCGATCCGTCTCTGCCCGCCCCCTCCCACCCCCGCTGGTTCGACCTCGACGCCTTCACCGGCCCGCCCCGCCTGACCAACTGGGTCGCCGCCTGCGATGACCTCGCCGCCGAAATCGCCGCCTCTCCCGCAGGCATCGGCACGCCCACGGCGCTCGAACGTGCCGATTTCCGCTGGGACATGGCGATCCCTGCCAACGGCAAACTCCCCTATGACGGGGCTTTTCCCGCCCTCATCCACTGGCAAGGCGGCCTTCACCCCACCCACCGCCTGCCCGAAAGCAATGCCCGCCTGATCCGCCTTGAAATCACCCACCCCGACGCCGCAACCCTGACCGACATGTTGTCCCCCCGCCTGAGCGACCCGCGCATCCTCTTCACCACCGGCCCCGTGACAGCCATGCAAGCCACCTTCACCACGCCCCACGGCACCCGATCGTTTCCATGA
- a CDS encoding DUF983 domain-containing protein codes for MPHAQAHAAHDSEERPLKPALLRGWRRRCPNCGSGPMLRGYLKVRDSCPVCGEALHHQRADDGPAYLTILIVGHLMAPLILWAFTHYRPDPLVLATVFSIGTVALSLYLLPRLKGAMVGMQWAKRMHGF; via the coding sequence ATGCCACACGCACAGGCCCATGCTGCACATGACAGCGAAGAACGCCCGCTCAAGCCCGCCCTTTTGCGCGGCTGGCGTCGGCGCTGCCCCAATTGCGGCTCTGGCCCCATGCTGCGCGGCTATCTGAAAGTGCGCGACAGCTGCCCCGTCTGCGGCGAGGCATTGCACCACCAGCGCGCCGATGACGGCCCCGCCTATCTGACGATCCTGATCGTCGGCCACCTGATGGCCCCGCTGATCCTGTGGGCCTTCACCCATTACCGCCCCGATCCCTTGGTGCTTGCCACCGTCTTTTCGATAGGCACGGTCGCGCTCTCGCTCTACCTTCTGCCCCGATTGAAGGGCGCGATGGTGGGGATGCAATGGGCCAAGCGGATGCACGGATTCTGA
- a CDS encoding periplasmic heavy metal sensor: protein MRNGKGVRIALAISVALNLLVIGLVAGAVLRDGGPRGRMGNDLALGPFTEALAPADRAALRQEFMQRMPEMRDARRQMRADFKGLLLALRAEPFDVAAVRGLIAGQSERMAGRLAVGQDLLVGRIEAMTPEARAAFADRLEEGLRRGPERRGAGG, encoded by the coding sequence GTGAGGAACGGCAAGGGGGTGCGGATCGCGCTTGCGATTTCGGTGGCGCTGAACCTGTTGGTCATAGGGCTGGTCGCGGGGGCGGTGCTGCGCGACGGCGGGCCACGCGGGCGGATGGGGAACGATCTGGCGCTGGGTCCGTTCACCGAGGCGCTTGCTCCGGCAGACCGCGCAGCCCTGCGGCAGGAGTTCATGCAGCGGATGCCCGAGATGCGCGACGCGCGGCGGCAGATGCGGGCCGATTTCAAGGGTTTGCTTTTGGCGCTGCGGGCCGAGCCTTTCGACGTGGCGGCGGTGCGTGGCCTGATCGCGGGCCAGTCGGAGCGCATGGCAGGGCGGCTGGCGGTCGGGCAGGACCTGCTGGTCGGGCGGATCGAGGCGATGACGCCCGAGGCGCGGGCGGCTTTCGCCGACCGGCTGGAAGAGGGCTTGCGGCGCGGGCCGGAGCGTCGCGGCGCGGGCGGCTGA